In a single window of the Rhodothermales bacterium genome:
- the ftsZ gene encoding cell division protein FtsZ, producing the protein MNNNFSSRFAFDAEAKEKAKISVVGVGGGGGNAVNNMIGKGITGVEFVAINTDAQALSQNKAPVKLQVGRELTKGLGAGARPFVGAEAAEESRSEIEKAIAGSDMVFVTAGMGGGTGTGGAPVVAAIAKRMGILTVGIVTKPFDCEGRKRMSSASEGLDLLKETVDTLIVIPNERLLDIAEDDTTLVAAFEMADDVLYNATRGISDLITVHGLINLDFADVRTTMADGGTAIMGSATAQGEKRAERAALEAISSPLLDGVSIAGARNVLVNITAGQSLGIREATQATSVIQRDAGDEAEVIFGTVIDPDMGDELRVTVIATGFDTARGKAERVRRTVKLGADDLTPGYKGEDNLKYLDTPAFERRTPPMAPESDDEESTRKRPANVRRLQAEDFKRRNERIRKDDTDIPAFLRKMMD; encoded by the coding sequence ATGAACAACAACTTTAGCAGCCGTTTCGCCTTCGACGCCGAAGCGAAAGAGAAGGCCAAGATTTCCGTCGTCGGCGTCGGCGGCGGCGGCGGTAACGCCGTCAACAACATGATCGGCAAAGGCATCACCGGCGTCGAGTTCGTCGCGATCAACACCGACGCGCAGGCGCTGAGCCAGAACAAAGCGCCCGTCAAGCTCCAAGTCGGCCGCGAGCTGACGAAGGGGCTCGGCGCGGGCGCCCGCCCGTTCGTCGGTGCGGAGGCGGCGGAGGAGAGCCGCTCCGAGATCGAGAAAGCGATTGCCGGCTCCGACATGGTCTTCGTGACCGCGGGCATGGGTGGCGGCACCGGCACCGGCGGCGCGCCCGTCGTCGCCGCGATCGCCAAGCGGATGGGGATCCTCACCGTCGGCATCGTCACGAAGCCGTTCGACTGCGAGGGCCGCAAGCGGATGTCGTCCGCGAGCGAGGGCCTCGACCTCCTCAAAGAGACCGTCGACACGCTCATCGTCATCCCGAACGAGCGGCTCCTCGACATCGCCGAGGACGACACCACGCTCGTGGCCGCCTTCGAGATGGCCGACGACGTGCTCTACAACGCCACGCGCGGCATCTCCGACCTCATCACGGTCCACGGCCTCATCAACCTCGACTTCGCGGACGTGCGGACGACGATGGCCGACGGCGGCACCGCGATCATGGGCTCGGCGACGGCGCAGGGCGAGAAGCGCGCCGAGCGCGCCGCGCTCGAAGCCATCTCCAGCCCGCTCCTCGACGGCGTCTCGATCGCCGGGGCGCGCAACGTGCTCGTGAACATCACGGCCGGCCAGAGCCTCGGCATCCGCGAGGCCACGCAGGCCACGTCCGTCATCCAGCGCGACGCCGGCGACGAGGCCGAGGTCATCTTCGGCACCGTCATCGACCCCGACATGGGCGACGAACTCCGCGTCACCGTCATCGCGACCGGGTTCGACACGGCGCGGGGCAAGGCCGAGCGCGTCCGCCGCACCGTCAAGCTCGGCGCCGACGACCTCACGCCGGGCTACAAGGGCGAGGACAACCTGAAGTACCTCGACACGCCCGCCTTCGAGCGCCGCACCCCGCCGATGGCGCCGGAGAGCGACGACGAGGAGAGCACGCGGAAGCGCCCTGCAAATGTCCGCCGCCTCCAGGCCGAGGACTTCAAGCGGCGCAACGAACGCATCCGCAAGGATGACACGGACATCCCCGCGTTCTTGCGGAAGATGATGGACTAG
- the murC gene encoding UDP-N-acetylmuramate--L-alanine ligase, with translation MTDAMRRQASFGRIKNVHMVGIGGIGMSSIAEVLLARGYRVSGSDLQASPVTERLQSLGATIHKGHAAEQVTDADVVVYSSAVKPGQNPETVEAERRRIPLIRRAEMLGELMRAKYGVGIAGTHGKTTTTSMTGLVVREGGFDPTIIVGGKVAVFDSNAVSGEGDIIIIEADEYDRTFLRLTPIVAVVTNIEADHLDIYKDLDDLKGAFIQFANSVPFFGAAILCLDDAEVREVLGDVERRVITYGTSRQAQVRAESLVQDGAVTRFTVVREATPLGEVTLGVPGLHNVQNALAAVCVGLELDIPFAKIQKALAGFTGVDRRFQIKGEAGDVIVIDDYAHHPTEIEATLDAAAKGWPNRRVVAVFQPHLYSRTRDFQDGFARAFFDADVLVLTEIYGAREEPIDGVSGRMLADLTSRYGHRDVRFVPEKADVPTYLQQVVKPGDLVITMGAGDIWKSGEAFLATLNDGEG, from the coding sequence ATGACCGACGCGATGCGCAGGCAAGCCTCTTTCGGACGGATCAAAAACGTCCACATGGTCGGCATCGGCGGGATCGGGATGTCGTCGATCGCCGAGGTCCTCCTCGCGCGCGGCTACCGCGTGAGCGGGTCCGACCTCCAGGCGAGCCCCGTCACCGAGCGGCTCCAATCGCTCGGCGCGACGATCCACAAGGGCCACGCCGCCGAGCAGGTGACCGACGCCGACGTCGTCGTCTACTCCTCCGCCGTCAAGCCCGGCCAGAACCCCGAGACCGTTGAGGCCGAGCGCCGCCGGATCCCGCTCATCCGCCGCGCCGAGATGCTCGGCGAGCTGATGCGCGCGAAGTACGGCGTCGGCATCGCCGGCACGCACGGGAAGACGACGACGACGAGCATGACCGGCCTCGTCGTGCGCGAGGGCGGGTTCGACCCGACGATCATCGTCGGCGGCAAAGTCGCCGTGTTCGACTCGAACGCCGTCAGCGGCGAGGGCGACATCATCATCATCGAGGCCGACGAGTACGACCGCACGTTCCTCCGCCTCACGCCGATTGTCGCCGTCGTCACGAACATCGAGGCCGACCACCTCGACATCTATAAGGATCTCGACGACCTCAAGGGCGCCTTCATCCAGTTCGCCAACTCCGTCCCCTTCTTCGGCGCCGCCATCCTCTGCCTCGACGACGCCGAGGTGCGCGAGGTGCTCGGCGACGTCGAGCGCCGCGTGATCACGTACGGGACGAGCCGGCAGGCGCAGGTCCGCGCCGAGTCGCTCGTGCAGGACGGGGCCGTGACGCGGTTCACCGTCGTCCGCGAGGCGACGCCGCTCGGCGAGGTGACGCTCGGCGTGCCCGGCCTCCACAACGTGCAGAACGCGCTCGCCGCCGTCTGCGTCGGGCTGGAACTGGACATCCCGTTCGCGAAGATCCAAAAGGCCCTCGCCGGCTTCACCGGCGTCGACCGGCGCTTCCAGATCAAGGGCGAGGCCGGCGACGTGATCGTGATCGACGACTACGCCCACCACCCGACCGAGATCGAGGCGACGCTCGACGCCGCGGCGAAGGGCTGGCCGAACCGCCGCGTCGTCGCCGTCTTCCAGCCGCATCTCTACTCGCGCACGCGCGACTTTCAGGACGGCTTCGCGCGGGCGTTCTTCGACGCCGACGTGCTCGTGCTGACCGAGATCTACGGCGCGCGCGAGGAGCCCATCGACGGCGTCAGCGGCCGGATGCTCGCCGACCTCACCTCGCGCTACGGCCACCGCGACGTGCGGTTCGTGCCCGAGAAAGCCGACGTGCCGACATACCTCCAGCAGGTGGTGAAGCCCGGCGACCTCGTGATCACGATGGGCGCGGGCGACATCTGGAAGAGCGGGGAAGCGTTCCTGGCCACCCTCAACGACGGGGAGGGCTGA
- the ftsA gene encoding cell division protein FtsA translates to MNERIVVGVDIGTTKVCAVVAAADELDRINVLGVGVALSEGLNRGVVVNIDKTVAAVQEAIGEAERAAGVEAHSVYVGIAGDHIQSFQSRGVISSRTGEITQHDVDRLLEDTQHVAMPADRRILHVIPQEFIVDGQDGVADPVGMSGIRLEANVHIITGLVSAAKNVYRCIEKAGYEVADIVLEPLASSYAVLHPDEKEIGVALVDIGGGTTDIAVFEDKTIRHTAVVAVAGNKVTDDLRKGLGILDDQAERLKRQFGVALVDLVEEDQEITIPGIGGRPEKAIGQSTLAQIIQPRLEEIMEIVGIEIKRSGYGRHLSAGVVLTGGGSLIPGTAELASEVLGVETRIGTPLGLAGGLVEEVADPMYSTAVGLVLYGLRHQTTESALLTVGHGGDGDSLVTKIAGRMRSWFDEL, encoded by the coding sequence ATGAATGAACGCATCGTAGTCGGCGTAGACATCGGAACGACGAAGGTGTGCGCGGTCGTCGCCGCCGCTGACGAACTCGACCGGATTAACGTGCTCGGCGTCGGCGTGGCGCTCTCCGAAGGGCTGAACCGCGGGGTCGTCGTGAACATCGACAAGACGGTGGCGGCCGTGCAGGAGGCCATCGGCGAGGCCGAGCGCGCAGCCGGCGTCGAGGCGCACAGCGTCTACGTCGGGATCGCGGGCGACCACATCCAGAGCTTCCAGAGCCGCGGCGTGATCTCGTCGCGCACCGGCGAGATCACGCAGCACGACGTGGACCGCCTGCTCGAAGACACGCAGCACGTCGCGATGCCCGCCGATCGGCGGATCCTCCACGTCATCCCGCAGGAGTTCATCGTCGACGGGCAGGACGGCGTGGCCGACCCCGTCGGGATGAGCGGGATCCGGCTCGAAGCGAACGTCCACATCATCACAGGCCTCGTCTCGGCGGCGAAGAACGTCTACCGCTGCATCGAGAAGGCCGGGTACGAGGTGGCCGACATCGTGCTCGAACCGCTCGCCTCGTCCTACGCCGTGCTCCACCCCGACGAGAAGGAGATCGGCGTCGCGCTCGTGGACATCGGCGGCGGCACGACCGACATCGCCGTCTTCGAAGACAAGACGATCCGGCACACCGCCGTCGTCGCCGTCGCCGGCAACAAGGTCACCGACGACCTCCGCAAAGGCCTCGGCATCCTCGACGACCAGGCCGAGCGGCTGAAGCGGCAGTTCGGCGTCGCGCTCGTCGACCTCGTCGAGGAAGACCAGGAGATCACGATCCCCGGCATCGGCGGGCGGCCGGAGAAGGCGATCGGGCAGAGCACGCTCGCGCAGATCATCCAGCCTCGGCTGGAGGAGATCATGGAGATCGTCGGCATCGAGATCAAGCGGAGCGGCTACGGGCGGCACCTCTCGGCTGGCGTCGTGCTCACCGGCGGCGGCTCGCTCATCCCCGGCACGGCCGAACTCGCGAGCGAAGTGCTCGGCGTCGAGACCCGGATCGGCACGCCGCTCGGGCTCGCCGGCGGCCTCGTCGAAGAAGTCGCCGACCCGATGTACTCCACGGCCGTGGGCCTCGTGCTCTACGGCCTCCGCCACCAGACCACCGAGTCCGCGCTCCTCACCGTCGGTCACGGCGGCGACGGAGACTCACTCGTCACCAAAATCGCCGGCCGCATGCGGAGCTGGTTCGACGAACTGTAA
- a CDS encoding FtsQ-type POTRA domain-containing protein produces MARDTKQQQRRRRIVRRIVVLLGLGAVVALGVVGWRWQATVPVRAVTVSGAVHADTSAVLDLAAVPDSAFLFSLDPEILADRVRRHPWVAEASVTRWMTGTLAVDVTERVPVALVLDGAGRPSYFFDAAGFMMPLAAGAAYDVPLFQGRFPAYQPTQPVEDAAVLDLLAVLAAVPDATDALVSSVERAADGSFTLATAPTPGGASIPVALGRSGFAEKLGQLQAFWDQAVLPRPDTPVRRIDLRFDGQIVTSE; encoded by the coding sequence ATGGCACGCGACACGAAACAGCAACAGCGCCGCCGCCGGATCGTCCGCCGGATCGTCGTTCTCCTCGGCCTCGGGGCCGTCGTCGCACTTGGCGTGGTCGGATGGCGGTGGCAGGCGACAGTGCCGGTCCGGGCCGTCACCGTCTCGGGCGCGGTGCACGCGGACACGAGCGCCGTGCTCGACCTCGCCGCCGTGCCGGACTCCGCGTTCCTGTTCAGCCTCGACCCCGAGATCCTCGCCGACCGCGTCCGCCGTCACCCGTGGGTGGCCGAGGCGAGCGTCACGCGCTGGATGACGGGCACGCTCGCGGTGGACGTGACGGAGCGGGTGCCGGTCGCGCTCGTGCTCGACGGCGCCGGCCGGCCGAGCTACTTCTTCGACGCTGCGGGCTTCATGATGCCGCTCGCTGCGGGCGCCGCCTACGACGTGCCCCTCTTCCAGGGCCGCTTCCCCGCCTACCAGCCGACGCAGCCCGTCGAAGACGCCGCCGTGCTCGACCTCCTCGCCGTGCTCGCCGCCGTGCCCGACGCCACCGACGCGCTCGTCTCGTCGGTCGAGCGGGCAGCGGACGGCAGCTTCACGCTCGCGACGGCGCCCACGCCCGGCGGCGCGTCCATCCCCGTTGCGCTCGGCCGCAGCGGCTTCGCCGAAAAGCTCGGCCAGCTCCAAGCTTTCTGGGACCAGGCCGTCCTCCCCCGCCCCGACACGCCCGTCCGCCGGATCGACCTCCGGTTCGACGGTCAAATTGTTACCAGCGAATAA
- a CDS encoding putative peptidoglycan glycosyltransferase FtsW, which translates to MSTVASQIKARAAALRPADKLVVWTVLGLAALGVVAVYSAISFLAETKSGGDTESFLFRHLIRTGLALSAVGVVSLLDYRRLARASKWFLIGALGLLAAVQVGGIVLGGAQRWLEIGGVSFQPSDFAKVALILHVAVLLARKQAYIEEFERGFVPLMIWTVPTIALIGLDDLSTAAILSMAVGAMMVIGRVRMLHLGGVAAVGMLAATLFLMASPNRAARVEAYLGVKLFDHTEEAAVFSSQDEGYQANQARIAIAMGGLTGVGPGKSVQRDFLPAPYNDFIFAIVAEEYGLVGAGLLLFAFVIVLVRGFLRIARQAPDPLGLFLAVGVTATLVLYGFVNAGVASGLLPVTGLPMPFVSYGGTSLLATGVMAGLLLNVSRHADPSQR; encoded by the coding sequence GTGTCCACCGTCGCCTCTCAGATCAAAGCCCGCGCCGCCGCGCTCCGGCCCGCCGACAAGCTCGTCGTGTGGACGGTGCTCGGGCTGGCCGCGCTCGGCGTGGTTGCGGTCTACAGCGCGATCTCGTTCCTGGCCGAGACGAAGTCGGGCGGCGACACGGAGAGCTTCCTCTTCCGGCACCTCATCCGCACGGGGCTCGCGCTCTCGGCCGTCGGCGTGGTGTCGCTGCTCGACTACCGGCGGCTGGCGCGGGCGTCGAAGTGGTTCCTCATCGGCGCGCTCGGGCTCCTCGCGGCGGTGCAGGTCGGCGGGATCGTGCTCGGCGGCGCGCAGCGGTGGCTGGAGATCGGCGGCGTCTCGTTCCAGCCGTCCGACTTCGCCAAAGTCGCGCTCATCCTCCACGTCGCCGTGCTCCTCGCGCGGAAGCAGGCCTACATCGAGGAGTTCGAGCGCGGCTTCGTCCCGCTCATGATCTGGACCGTCCCGACGATCGCGCTCATCGGGCTCGACGACCTCTCGACGGCGGCGATCCTCTCGATGGCGGTCGGCGCGATGATGGTGATCGGGCGCGTGCGGATGCTCCACCTCGGCGGCGTGGCGGCGGTCGGGATGCTCGCGGCGACGCTCTTCCTCATGGCCTCGCCGAACCGCGCGGCCCGCGTCGAAGCGTACCTCGGCGTCAAGCTGTTCGACCACACCGAAGAGGCCGCCGTCTTCTCGTCGCAGGACGAGGGCTATCAGGCGAATCAGGCGCGGATCGCGATCGCGATGGGCGGGCTGACCGGCGTCGGCCCCGGCAAGTCCGTGCAACGCGACTTCCTCCCGGCGCCGTACAACGACTTCATCTTCGCGATCGTCGCCGAGGAGTACGGGCTCGTCGGGGCGGGGCTGCTGCTTTTCGCGTTCGTGATCGTGCTCGTCCGCGGGTTCCTCCGCATCGCGCGGCAGGCGCCGGACCCGCTCGGCCTCTTCCTCGCCGTTGGCGTCACGGCGACGCTCGTGCTCTACGGCTTCGTCAACGCGGGCGTCGCGAGCGGGCTGCTGCCCGTGACCGGCCTCCCGATGCCGTTCGTCTCCTACGGCGGCACCTCGCTCCTCGCCACCGGCGTGATGGCCGGCCTGCTGCTCAACGTTTCCCGCCACGCCGACCCGAGCCAGCGATGA
- a CDS encoding SusC/RagA family TonB-linked outer membrane protein, whose amino-acid sequence MMPSHPTRWLMLLALLLGPAAFAQTTQISGTVTDADSGEPLPGVNIRVEATQIGTITNVDGSYQIALPINNRTLIYTFVGYRTQEVAVPEGQAVVDVQLEEDLLGLDEVVVTGLASSVKRQNLANSVETISARELAGVTTPSTLDGALQGKITGAVITSNSGAPGGGFSVRLRGVSTITGRAEPLYVVDGVIVNNDAVPNGINALTAASRGEAPSSQDNAVNRIADINPEDIESVEVLKGASAAAIYGSRASNGVVVISTKKGRAGAGTNVRFSQSIGATTIANRLGVRRFTIDEAISTFAGSPPDPSDPETTPEDIADYEAAVQNVRDSYTAPGGFIDYEDEIFGNTGVLSTTDLSISGGNERTQFFVSGQVKNDGAIVERTGYDKQSVRANLSHRFSNRASVDVTSNYVRSVTARGITGNDNSGTSLGIALLSTPSFVDIREDANGVFPVNDLVASSNPLQTIALLTNEETVNRVLSSGRFTYDVLRDERQALQAVVEAGVDYYGLESEVLAPRELQFEQARGGNSIGTSILGETSSLNTNYRGALVHSFNLPANRLFFTTQAGITGTNNNSNSISLLARGLVPGQQNVNQAASLTATRQLRIIEENQAFFGQTEANYADRVVATLGLRADRSNLNGDVEKFYFYPKASLAVNVAEFPFWSYDQIDQFKFRVAFGQTGNIAPFGAKFTSFNAVNIGGTVGSLVGATLGAADILPERTNEIEGGLDISALDGRANLEFTIYRKNVSDLLLTRALPPSTGFGVEFFNGGELVNQGLEVGLTVLPVDVDAVRWVSRTSFWTNSSEVTELNVEPFNAAGGGFASSLGVVRIEEGESPTQIVGTADRDGDGRTDGEFQLGDVAPDFQMSFSNDFTIFDNLTLNVFAHWKKGGDVINLTYFLYDLTGTSPDFGESSFEERTSTPGAERFVEDASYFRLRELGLYYNLPKSLLDRYTGAFGLRTFRIGASARNLFTITGYSGYDPEVSNFGSQPVASGVDVTPYPSARQYLFHVSVGL is encoded by the coding sequence ATGATGCCTTCCCACCCCACACGCTGGCTGATGCTCCTGGCCTTGCTGCTAGGCCCCGCCGCGTTCGCCCAGACCACGCAGATCAGCGGTACTGTCACGGACGCCGACAGCGGCGAGCCGCTACCCGGCGTCAACATCCGCGTCGAAGCCACCCAGATCGGCACGATCACGAACGTCGACGGGAGCTATCAGATCGCGCTACCGATCAACAACCGCACGCTCATCTACACGTTCGTTGGCTACCGGACGCAAGAGGTCGCCGTGCCGGAGGGGCAGGCCGTCGTCGACGTGCAGCTAGAGGAGGACCTGCTCGGGCTCGACGAGGTCGTCGTGACCGGTCTCGCTTCGTCCGTCAAGCGGCAGAACCTCGCTAACTCCGTCGAGACGATCTCGGCGCGCGAGCTCGCGGGGGTGACCACGCCCTCCACGCTCGACGGCGCGCTGCAAGGGAAGATCACCGGCGCCGTCATCACCTCGAACTCGGGCGCGCCCGGTGGCGGCTTCTCCGTCCGCCTCCGCGGCGTCTCCACGATCACCGGGCGTGCGGAGCCGCTCTACGTCGTCGACGGGGTGATTGTGAACAATGACGCGGTTCCGAACGGGATCAACGCGCTCACGGCGGCCTCGCGCGGCGAGGCCCCGAGCAGCCAAGACAACGCCGTCAACCGCATCGCCGACATCAACCCCGAGGACATCGAGTCCGTCGAGGTGCTCAAAGGCGCGAGTGCGGCGGCGATCTATGGGTCGCGCGCTTCGAACGGCGTCGTCGTCATCAGCACGAAGAAAGGCCGCGCGGGCGCGGGTACGAACGTCCGCTTCTCCCAGTCCATCGGCGCGACGACGATCGCCAACCGCCTCGGCGTCCGGCGTTTCACCATCGACGAGGCCATCTCCACGTTTGCCGGCTCGCCGCCGGACCCGAGCGACCCCGAAACGACGCCGGAAGACATCGCCGACTACGAAGCCGCCGTCCAGAACGTCCGCGATTCGTATACCGCCCCCGGCGGGTTCATCGATTACGAGGACGAGATCTTCGGCAACACCGGCGTGCTCTCGACGACGGATCTCTCGATCTCCGGCGGCAACGAGCGGACGCAGTTCTTCGTCTCGGGCCAGGTGAAGAACGACGGGGCGATTGTCGAGCGGACGGGCTACGACAAGCAGTCCGTGCGGGCGAACCTCTCGCACCGCTTCTCCAACCGGGCGTCGGTAGACGTCACCTCGAACTACGTCCGCTCCGTCACGGCGCGCGGCATCACGGGCAACGACAACTCCGGCACCTCGCTCGGCATCGCGCTCCTCTCGACGCCGAGCTTCGTGGATATCCGCGAGGACGCGAACGGGGTGTTCCCCGTCAACGACCTCGTGGCTTCGTCGAATCCGCTTCAGACGATCGCCCTCCTCACGAACGAGGAGACCGTCAACCGCGTGCTCTCTTCGGGCCGCTTTACCTACGACGTCCTCCGCGACGAGCGGCAGGCGCTCCAGGCCGTCGTCGAGGCAGGCGTCGACTACTACGGGCTTGAGAGCGAGGTGCTCGCCCCACGCGAGCTTCAGTTCGAGCAGGCCCGTGGCGGCAACAGCATCGGTACCTCGATTCTCGGCGAGACGAGCAGCCTCAACACGAACTATCGCGGCGCGCTCGTCCACTCGTTCAACCTGCCCGCCAACCGGCTCTTTTTCACGACGCAGGCCGGGATCACGGGGACGAACAACAACAGCAACAGCATCTCCCTCCTCGCGCGCGGCCTCGTGCCGGGGCAGCAGAACGTAAACCAAGCCGCCTCGCTCACGGCCACACGGCAGCTCCGCATTATCGAGGAGAACCAGGCGTTCTTTGGGCAAACCGAAGCGAACTACGCTGACCGTGTCGTTGCCACGCTCGGTCTCCGCGCCGACCGTTCGAACCTCAACGGCGACGTCGAGAAGTTCTACTTCTACCCGAAGGCGTCGCTCGCGGTGAACGTGGCCGAGTTCCCCTTCTGGAGCTACGATCAGATCGACCAGTTCAAGTTCCGGGTGGCGTTCGGGCAGACGGGCAACATCGCGCCGTTCGGGGCGAAGTTCACCTCGTTCAACGCCGTCAACATCGGTGGCACCGTCGGCTCACTCGTCGGGGCCACGCTTGGGGCAGCGGACATCCTGCCCGAGCGGACGAACGAGATCGAGGGCGGCCTCGACATCAGCGCGCTCGACGGGCGCGCGAACCTCGAGTTCACGATCTACCGCAAGAACGTCAGCGACCTCCTGCTCACGCGCGCGCTCCCGCCGTCGACGGGCTTCGGCGTCGAGTTCTTTAATGGCGGTGAGCTTGTCAACCAGGGCCTCGAAGTCGGGTTGACCGTGCTCCCCGTCGACGTGGACGCCGTGCGGTGGGTCTCGCGGACGAGCTTCTGGACGAACAGCTCTGAAGTGACGGAGCTGAACGTGGAGCCGTTCAACGCTGCCGGCGGCGGGTTCGCCTCGTCGCTCGGCGTCGTCCGCATCGAGGAGGGCGAGAGCCCCACGCAGATCGTCGGCACCGCGGACCGCGATGGCGACGGCCGGACCGACGGCGAGTTCCAACTCGGCGACGTGGCCCCGGATTTCCAGATGAGCTTCTCGAACGACTTCACGATCTTCGACAACCTCACGCTCAACGTGTTCGCCCACTGGAAGAAGGGCGGCGACGTGATCAACCTCACGTACTTCCTCTACGACCTCACGGGGACGAGCCCGGACTTCGGCGAGTCCTCGTTCGAGGAGCGGACGAGCACGCCCGGCGCCGAGCGCTTCGTCGAGGACGCCTCGTACTTCCGCCTCCGCGAGCTCGGCTTGTACTACAACCTCCCGAAGAGCCTGCTCGATCGGTACACCGGCGCGTTCGGCCTGCGGACGTTCCGCATCGGCGCCTCGGCGCGCAACCTCTTCACGATCACGGGCTACTCGGGCTACGATCCTGAGGTGAGCAACTTCGGCTCACAGCCCGTCGCGTCGGGCGTTGACGTGACGCCGTACCCAAGCGCGCGGCAGTACCTCTTCCACGTGAGCGTCGGCCTCTAG
- the murG gene encoding undecaprenyldiphospho-muramoylpentapeptide beta-N-acetylglucosaminyltransferase, which produces MSSDPRPTAPSPRILFACGGTGGHVYPAIAIADAVRALAPDAAIAFAGTRDRMEWEAVPKAGYPIHAVTAVGFPRGLSPKLLTFPFKIAKGLGDSWTLIGGFDPDVVVGTGGYVTGPVGLAATLRGVPLAIQEQNAYAGATNKLLAKRAEHVFIAFEAARSSFPPGKAVLTGNPVRGDLTQADADAARAHFEIADGQRVLLAMGGSLGAGPINDAFRTNLDALLADEALVVIWQTGRRYFDELEKQVPAHPRLRLLQYLDRMDYAYAAADLAVCRAGAITCSELAVTGTPAVLVPSPNVTADHQTKNARALADNGAAVLLPEPRLAAEFLPTVQGLLDDAGRLAAMERAALATGRPDAAREIAEAVLALAQPHGGTR; this is translated from the coding sequence ATGAGCAGCGACCCCCGTCCCACCGCCCCTAGCCCTCGTATCCTCTTCGCATGCGGAGGGACGGGCGGCCATGTGTACCCCGCGATCGCGATCGCCGACGCCGTCCGTGCCCTCGCGCCCGACGCCGCGATCGCGTTCGCCGGCACGCGCGACCGGATGGAGTGGGAGGCGGTCCCGAAGGCGGGCTATCCGATCCACGCCGTCACCGCCGTCGGCTTCCCGCGCGGGCTCTCGCCGAAGCTGCTCACGTTCCCCTTCAAAATCGCCAAAGGCCTCGGCGATAGCTGGACGCTCATCGGCGGCTTCGACCCCGACGTGGTCGTCGGCACGGGCGGCTACGTCACCGGGCCGGTCGGCCTCGCGGCGACGCTGCGCGGCGTGCCGCTCGCGATCCAGGAGCAGAACGCCTACGCCGGGGCGACGAACAAGCTGCTGGCGAAGCGGGCCGAGCACGTCTTCATCGCCTTCGAAGCGGCACGCTCGTCTTTCCCCCCCGGGAAGGCCGTCCTCACCGGCAACCCCGTCCGCGGCGACCTCACGCAGGCCGACGCCGACGCGGCCCGCGCTCACTTCGAGATCGCGGACGGGCAGCGCGTGCTCCTCGCGATGGGCGGCTCGCTCGGTGCGGGGCCGATCAACGACGCCTTCCGCACGAACCTCGACGCGCTCCTCGCCGACGAAGCCCTCGTGGTGATCTGGCAGACGGGCCGCCGCTACTTCGACGAACTCGAAAAGCAGGTGCCCGCGCACCCGCGCCTCCGCCTGCTCCAGTACCTCGACCGGATGGACTACGCCTACGCCGCCGCCGACCTCGCCGTCTGCCGTGCCGGCGCCATCACGTGCAGCGAACTCGCCGTGACGGGCACGCCCGCCGTGCTCGTCCCGAGCCCGAATGTGACGGCCGACCACCAGACTAAAAACGCCCGCGCTCTCGCCGACAACGGCGCCGCCGTGCTCCTCCCCGAGCCCCGCCTCGCCGCCGAGTTCCTGCCGACCGTGCAAGGCCTGCTCGACGATGCCGGCCGGCTCGCCGCGATGGAGCGGGCCGCGCTCGCCACCGGCCGGCCCGACGCCGCGCGCGAGATCGCCGAGGCCGTGCTCGCCCTCGCTCAACCCCACGGAGGGACGCGATGA